The Miltoncostaea marina DNA window CGCGGTGGCGCCGTTGTGCAGGGCGTCGATCACGATGTTCGCCGTGCGGTCGCCCCCCGACGACGCGTGCCCCGACCAGGAGAGCACGGCGAGGGCGACGGCCGGTGGCGCGCCCAGCGCGATCGCCCAGCCGGCGCTCGCGGGGGTGCGCCCCCGCCCGCGCGAGCGCAGCGCGAGGCCCGCCAGCGCGGCGAGCGCCAGGCACGCGACGCCGGCCCACCAGGCGGCGCCGGCGCGGGTGCCGACGAGCAGGTCGCCCAGGGCGCGCGGCCCCTCCCGCAGCTCGCGCAGGGTCGCGACGGGCGCCAGCAGCAGGCCGGCCGCGCCCGCCGCCACGAGCGCCCACCAGGCGCGCCACCAGCCGGCCGCCGCGCCCGCTAGCGCCGCCGCCGCGGCCTCGCGGAAGCGCGTCGCCTCCGCGCGCGGCTCGCCGGGCGCCACCACGCCGCCCGCGCGCACGGCGGGCGCCGCCACGGCCGCCGCCAGCCCCACGAGGCCGAGCAGGCCGAGCGGCGCCCCCAGCACGAGCAGGCGCGCAAGGAGCGTCAGCGGGCCCCGCCCGGAGCGCGCCGGCACGACCGCCTCGCCGGGTTCGGGCGCCGCGGCGCCGGCGCCCAGCCCGAAGGCGCCCCCGGTCACGTGCCCGTCGCGCGCCAGCGCCCGCCACCGGACCACCAGCGGGCCGCGCGCGCCCTCGCGCACCGGCGCCACGATCACCCGCGAGCTGCCGGGCGCCCGCCGCACGGGGCCCGACACCACGTCGCCGCGGCGGTCGGTCACCTCCAGCAGCAGGAACTCGTCCTCCACCGGCGCCGAGAGCACCAGGCGCACGTCGCCGGGCGGGCCGGGCAGCCGCTCCCCGGCGGCTGGGTCGGCGGAGCGGAGGCTCGCGTGGGCGAGCGCCGTCGCCGGCAGGAGGGCGATGAGCAGGGCCGCCGCGAGCGGGCCGGCGAGCCACGGGGGGACGCGCACGGCGGCGACGCTACCAGCCGCGGGCGTCGCCCCGGACGGGGCGCCGGGCTACCTCAGGAGCACGTGGACGAGGACGATCGCGAACGCGGTGGCGACGAAGCTGGTGGCGGCCAGGCGGAACTCGCGGACGACCATCGGGGACTCCGGGGCGGCGTGGGCTCTGCCACCCCTGTCGGCACCCCGGGCGCCGCACCTGAGCGCGGCGGCGCGTGGGTCAGCGCGGCGCCGGGCCCGCCGCGAGGTCGTAGAGCGAGGCCCGCGAGATGCCGACCGCCGAGATCACCGTGGTCGAGCCGCCCTCGGTCCAGGCGACGACCACGCGGCCGCGCACGTCCAGCGAGCGCAGCAGCAGGCCGTTGCGGCCGGAGCGGCGCGCGTCGTCGGGCACCCGCACGGGCGCGCCCGCGATGCGGCTGTGGCCGATGCGCCGGCCCGAGCGCTGCCAGACGACCGTCTCGACCCGGCGCCCCTCCAGCACGTCGCTACGGGCGCCGATCGGCACCCACCCCGCCCGCAGCGCCCAGCGCGCGAACCCCGACGGCCGGTCGCCGAGCGGCG harbors:
- a CDS encoding CopD family protein, with translation MRVPPWLAGPLAAALLIALLPATALAHASLRSADPAAGERLPGPPGDVRLVLSAPVEDEFLLLEVTDRRGDVVSGPVRRAPGSSRVIVAPVREGARGPLVVRWRALARDGHVTGGAFGLGAGAAAPEPGEAVVPARSGRGPLTLLARLLVLGAPLGLLGLVGLAAAVAAPAVRAGGVVAPGEPRAEATRFREAAAAALAGAAAGWWRAWWALVAAGAAGLLLAPVATLRELREGPRALGDLLVGTRAGAAWWAGVACLALAALAGLALRSRGRGRTPASAGWAIALGAPPAVALAVLSWSGHASSGGDRTANIVIDALHNGATALWIGGLLGLVTLALPAVAALGEADRVRLAAGVVVRFSAIAMAAVATLVVTGVYRALAEASLADLLDTGYGRALVVKLALFAVLLVGGAYNRMIVHPRLERAALGLDPDDRGAGAALRTSVRAELIVAAALLVSVAVLVSLPPPV